Below is a window of Flavobacterium sp. CFS9 DNA.
GACAAACTCGTTTGGAAAAGATTTCTTCTCACTAACCACTTTCAAAAACATTCAGCCTTTTTTAGAAAACAGCAAAAATGGCTTTATTACCCACAATCCCCCAAAAAAAATCGTCAAATCTTTTAAAAAACTAAATAAATCAGACAATTACGAACGCTTCATTTTGTTTTTAGAAATCATAAAGTGGCTTTCCAACAGTGAAAGGGAACAGCTATCCAATCATTTGTACGATAAAAAAATTACAGATAATGAAGGCAAACGAATGCAGACGGTATTCGAACACGTAATGACCAACTACCAAAAAAACATCAACCTGGATGAGATTGCCTCGATCGCCAATATGACCAAAAATGCGTTCTGCCGGTATTTTAAAGTCCGGACCAACAAGTCCTTTTTTCAGTTTTTAATAGAAGTAAGAATCGAACATGCTTCCAAACTGCTGGCCAACAATAGTGAACTTTCGGTTCTTGAAATTGCCGAATTATGCGGCTTTAACAACATCTCCAATTTCAACAGAAAGTTTAAGGAACTCAAACAGACTTCTCCTTTGCAATACCGGAAACTGAATCTGTAAGTAGTTTACTTTTACTTAACCGCAAAGGACGCAAAGTTTTTTGTCTAAGTTTACATATATAAACGCAAGGTTCGCAAAGCTGTAGGGTAAAGCTTTGCGAACCTTGCGTTTATATAAAATCTAACAAGTAAAAATCCTTGCGCCCCCAGCGGTTAAAAAATCTGCGTAATCTGCGTAAAAAAATAACCTAACACATAGCATAAAAAAAATGCAAACTAAAAACTTTTCACAGCTTACATTTTACATCTCACATCTCACAAAACTACTCAATAGAAAGCCTCGTCATAATAGGATAATGATCTGAATTTTCGAAGTCAGAAAAACTTTCAAACTGTTTGACTTTCATCTTACTGTCAGTAAAAATATAATCAATACGTGCCGGATAATAACGGAACTTATAAGTTGCTCCAAATCCTTCTCCGGCTTCTTCAAAGGCATCTTTAAGTTTTCCTTTGATATTTCGGTAAACATATGAAAACGGACTATTATTCATATCTCCACAAATAATAATCGGGTTTTTACATTGTTTGATATTTTCTTTAAAGATCTCGGCCTGCTCTTGCTGCTGTCTGAAACCTTTACTGATTCGGGTATAGATTAACTGTGATTTCTCCTGATTGACATGATCAATATTGTCTGAAATGTCACTTACATCCGGAGAAATTTTTATCGACTGCAGGTGCATGTTGTACACACGAATAACCTCTTTACCTCTTTTAATATCGGCATAGACTACATTATTGTCTGAATTTGGAAAGACGATATTTCCCTGATCAATAATAGGGAATTTGGAGAAAATTGCCTGACCGGTTTTAATTTTATTCCCATCAATAAAAATATAGCGATGCGGATACACTTTCAAATCCAGATGAGCCGAGTTGGAATACTCCTGAATACAAAGAATGTCCGGATCTTTTTCGTCGATAAAGGCTTTTATATTGGAAGGAATATCGTCGCGATCGAGCCACTTGAAAACATTAAAAAGACGTACATTATAACTCATTACAGAGAAATCTCTCTCGTCCTTAACATATTCTTTTGCTGAGAATTTATAAAATTTACTGATAAAAGTAATTCCGGTTAACAACACCAAACCGGACAGAATAAGACGTTTCTTAAACTGAATGCCCCAATAGACGAAGAACAAACCATTGAGAACAAAGAAAGCCGGCATAAAGAGCGTCAAAACCGATAGCAGCGGAAAACTCTTTGGTGCCAGAAATGGTAAAATATAAATACTAAACGTCAATACAGTTAGCACTATATTCAAAAAGAACATTATTTTATTAAACCATGAAAGGTTTTTCATATTGCGGACCTAAACGATTATTTTCCAGCTTTAAATAAAAACTCTTTTTCTTCTTTTGTCAGACAATCATAACCGGACTGGCTGATTTTGTCTAAAATTTCATCAATTTGTTGTTGCGTTTTGTCTTTCGTAACAATTCTTGACGTCACTTTTTCAGTAGGTTTTTTGTAATTTTTATGAACTTTTGTAAATGGGGTCGATGGGGATTTTTTAAACAGATTGGCAAAGAAATCTAATGTTCTCGAAACAATTTTACTAAGATCTGTACCGTTTTGAAGCAGCTTGATAAAAAGGAATCCAAAGAAAGCTCCTGCCAAATGCGAGATATGTCCTCCGGTATTGTCTAAACGAAACTGCATTAAATCAAGAACCAGAATGACAGCTGTAATGTGCCAAAGTTTTACATTACCGATAAGCAGCAAACGAACATTCATCAAAGGCTGATAAGTGGTAACACCCATCAGGATGGCCATGATGGCAGCCGATGCTCCTACAATAGGCGCTGAAATATTTAAAAAATAAAAACTCAATGCAAAAACAACTCCCGAAAAAATGGCTCCTAAAATATACAGTCCGAGATATTGTTTTTGGGTAAAGAAAGTCAGGAACAACTGGCTCGCAAAATTCAGCACCATCATATTAAACAACAAATGCAGAAAGCCATAATGAAAGAAAGCATACGTCAGGAACGTCCAGGGTTTGAACATAAAAACGGCAGGATCTGATGACAATGCCAGCCAGTTTGGAAAGGCAAACTGCGCTGTAGAAAAGTTATAGAAAAGCACTAATGAAATCAGGAAACAACCAATGTTCCAAAAAATAACACGCATAGCAATTCCGCCTAATCGATATTGTAATTTTAAATCATCCAGAATGTTCATAGAAGCTTTCTTTAGTTTTTATTTGCAATATTAAAGTTAAAAATTAATTCCAACGATTGTTATTAAACTGATTTTTTTTCCAGTACCACATCATGAAGTACCCAATGACCGCACCTCCAATGTGAGCGAAGTGAGCGACTCCTGTACCTCCTCCTCCAAATATAGAATCTCCTTTGAAACCTAAAAACAAATCAATCGCTAAAATTCCGGGTACAAAATATTTCGCCTTAATCGGGATTGGTATAAACATCAAAGCAAGTTCAGCATTTGGAAACATAAAAGCAAAAGCCACTAAAAGTCCATAAATAGCACCCGAAGCTCCTACCATTGGCACCTGAGTAATCACAGAAGCATTAAACAATCCTTTAAACCCTTCTTCGGTAAGATTGGTCTTTCCCACCCCTTCCAGTATTGGTTTAATTTGTTCTAAAAACAAATCGGATCTAAAACTCGCTCCATCGCTAAAATTTACATTTAGAATCTGATGCAATGTGGCATCTGATAAGCCTAAGCTTCTTACCGGCTCTAAAGCGTCCTGAAATTGCAGATAATTTACCCCTATTTGTAATAAAGCAGCACCTAATCCACAGGAGATGTAAAAGAAAATAAACTTCTTTCCTCCCCAGAAATGTTCTAAGGCCGATCCGAAAGAAACCATCGCAAACATATTAAAGGCAATATGCAAAATACCGCCGTGCATAAACATATGCGTGATAGGCTGCCAAAGTTTAAAAAAATCACTTTCCGGAAAAAATAGTGCAAAAAACTGCTCGGAAACTGGCACTAACTGAGCACCTATAAAAAATATGATATTAATTATAAGCAGTTGTTTTACGACAGGAGTCATGTTATTCATCATAAGGCAAACTTTTTATCTATATCTTCTACACGCATCGTGATGAAGGTAGGTTTTTGAAAAGGTGAAATGTTTGGATCTTTACAGGCAAATAATCCGTTAACCAGATTGTCCTGTTCTTTTTCGGTTAAATACGATCCGGTTTTAACCGCTAAACTTTTAGCCATTGACTTGGCAATGGTATCATTCTGGCTGTAACTATTGGCCGGAATTCCATCTTGTAAATCACTTAATAATTGTTCGATCACCAAGGAGACTTCACTTTCGGTAATGTTTACCGGAATTCCCGAAATCACGATATGATCGGTCTGAGCGTCATCAAAAACGAAACCGGTTGTTTCTAAAGAAGGTTTCAATTCTTCGATCAGTTTCATTTCGGCCGAAGAATAGAATAAATTCAACGGAAACAATAATTGCTGACTGGAAGCCTGATTGACCGTCATATTCAACAAAAACTGCTCGTACAAAATACGCTGATGCGCTCTTTGCTGATCGACAATCACCATTCCGGATTTGATTGGCGATACAATATATTTTTTATGAATCTGATACGTTCCCTGACTCGCTTGTTCAATTTCATTATCGTTAAATAATGAAGAGGTCACTTCTTCGTTTTCGAAAGTAAACGGTGAACTTTCGATACTCTCGGTCTCTAAACCGGTATACAAACTTTCCCAGCTTGCCGTTGGCTCGACTCTTTTAGAATAACCGGAATAAGAATTTGCTCCGGAGCTATAACTTGAGCCTGAACCTGAATTGGAACTCGAGCCAGATCCTGAGCTAAAACCTGAAACCGAACTGAAACCGGAACCTGATCCCGATTTTGAATAATGCTGATTGGTTTTATCGTCCGTAAATGGGTTAAAAGTCCCGTCAACCTGAATCGTTGGTGTTTCGGCTTCTACATCTTTATAATGGTATGGTGTATCTAAATTGGCATCACGTTCAAAATCTAAAACCGGCGCGACATTAAACTGACCTAAACTGTGTTTTATAGAGGCTCTTAAAATAGCGTACAAAGCCTGCTCATCATCAAACTTAATTTCTGTTTTGGTAGGATGAATATTGATATCAATCGTATTAGGCGGAACTTTCAAATATAAAAAGTAACTTGGCTGCGAACCGTCTTTCAAAAGTCCGTCATAAGCCGCCATTACTGCATGATGCAGATACCCGCTTTTAATGAAACGATCGTTTACAAAAAAGAACTGCTCTCCCCTGCTTTTCTTTGCAAACTCTGGCTTGCAAACAAATCCCTGAACGTTAATGATCTCTGTATCTTCACTAACCGGAACTAATTTTTCATTGGTTTTACCGGACATGATCCCTACAATTCGCTGACGATAACCTGCCGCAGGCAAATTATACAATTCGCTTCCATTGTGGTAAAAAGTAAAATGAATATTAGGATGCGCCATTGCCACACGCTGAAACTCGTCCATAACATGACGAAACTCCACCGTATCCGATTTTAAGAAATTACGGCGGGCAGGAATATTAAAAAATAAATTTTTAACCGCAAAAGAAGTTCCTTTAGGCAAAACAGCTTCTTCCTGCGACACAAATTTACTTCCTTCGATTACAATATGCGTCCCCAGTTCTTCCTGATCCTGTTTCGTCTTCATTTCCATGTGGGCAATCGCCGCGATAGAAGCCAATGCTTCTCCACGGAATCCTTTGGTGTGAAGCGAAAAAAGATCTTCGGCCTGGCGTATTTTTGAAGTAGCGTGACGTGCAAAACACAAACGTGCATCCGTTACACTCATCCCCATTCCATTATCGATAACCTGAACTAATGATTTTCCGGCATCTTTAATAATCAATTTAATGTCAGTTGCTTTCGCATCAACAGCATTTTCTAACAGCTCTTTTACAACCGAAGCAGGTCTTTGAACCACCTCTCCGGCAGCAATTTGATTCGCAACGTGATCAGGAAGTAATTGAATGATACTCGACATTAAAAAATTTGGGTTAAAGGTTGTCCATCGATTTTTGTTGAAAATAATCCGTAAAATCTCAGGGTAATATTATTATTTCAATTCTGGTTTTTAAAACCAAGGTGTACAAATTTAATGAATTTCTGTTGGCTTTTTGAACAACAGCTATCATAAAAAAAACAAAAAACCTATACTATTTTACACAGTATAGGTTTTAGTATTAGTAAAACAATTGTGTTTTATTCGTTCTCAATTTTAATTGGTGTTTCTTCGATCTGAAGCGCTCCTGAAGACAACAATGGCTGATTGAAAGGGTGTGACATAGAAGCCTGTTGGCGAATATAGGCCATTTTGATTGCTGCGATTGCAGCCTCAGTTCCTTTGTTTCCGTGAATCCCCCCGCTTCTGTCGATTGACTGCTGCATGTTATTGTCTGTTAAAACACAAAAAATAACCGGGATATCGGTTTGAACATTCAAATCTTTTATGCCCTGAGTAACACCTTCACATACAAAATCAAAGTGTTTTGTTTCTCCCTGAATCACACACCCAATTACAATTACGGCATCAACGTTTTGCGTTTGCAGCATTTTCTTGGCACCATAAACAAGTTCAAAACTCCCCGGAACATTCCAGCGGATAATTTGATGAGCCGGAACTTCACAATCTGTCAGAGCATCAAAAGCGCCGTTATAAAGTCCTTCTGTAACCGTTTCATTCCATTCAGAAACAACAATCCCAAATCGAAAATCTTTCGCATTTGGGATTGTGTTTTTATCGTATTCTGATAAATTTTTATTTTGAGTAGCCATCCTATAGATTTTAGATTGTAGATTTTAGATTTTAGATTCTTAACTACAAATCTACAATCTAAAATCTAAAGTCTCATATTTTTATTGTGCTAATCCGATCAATACATCAACAGCCGCTGCTTCCGGAGTCGTGTCGTAGTTGTCTTTGATATCTGTTAAGTACTTCAAAGCGTCTTCTTTTTGACCTAAAGCCAAAGCTGTTTTACCTGCTTTTAATAAGAAACGAGGAGTAGTGAAATCATTTTTATTAGATTCAGCAGCTTTTACATAATAGTCCAAAGCTTCTTTTTGTTGGTTCTTTTGAGAATAAGCATCTCCAATAGCACCAATTGCCAAAGCACCTACAATAGCTTCTTTCGATTTAAATTCTCCTAAATATTTAATTGCATCATCGTATTTACCAATGTTCAAAGAAGCAATACCTGCGTAATAGTTCGCTAAATTTCCGGCATCAGTTCCTGAATATTCGTCTGCAATTTTAATGAAACCGAATTTACCTTCAGAACCATTTAAAGCCAATTTGTATAGAGAATCACTTGCTACACCGTTAGTCGCTTTTTCGAAGTTTTGCTGAGCAACAAACATTTCGCTTGCAGCCTCATCCTGCTTAGGATTTTCAACAAATTTCTGATACGCTAAATATCCAATAGTAGCAATTGCAATACCAGCAACTAAACCAATAATGATTTTTTGATTTTTAGCTACCCAGTCCTCAGTTTTTGAAGCAGTTTCATCTAACTTTGAAAAAACACCTGCTGTTGTACTGTCTTTCTCGTCAATAACTACCTGTGTTTCCTCATTTACTTCTTTAACTTCTTTCTCTTTTGGTGCTTTATATCCTCTTTTATTGTAAGTTGCCATTTAAAATTAATTTAGTGAACGGCAAAAATAAAATTTTTATTGAAACCGACGTAAAAAAAATCAATTTTATCACTATTTTAAAAAAAATATTTTCATTAACACCAAGTCCTTGCTTGTTAAGCTGAAAATAATTCCGCTTCAAATCGACCAAAAGCCTTTTATATCGATAATTTTCGATAATTTGCACCCTCAAATTTTTGATGATTTTAAACGACACTTTTCTAAGCCAAAACCATTTTTTTTGCCACTGGTTTTAAAGATTTACACAGATTAACAGAGTCTGCCTATAAAAATCTTTTTTTTATCCTTATTAATCTGCGGAAGAAAAAGAACTAAAAGAGTTACTTAAAAAGCATCAAATTTTATCTTAGAGTGTCTTAAAAATGTATTTAAACAAAATTTCTTTATTCAATTATAAAAACTTCTCCGAAATCAATTTTGATTTCGACCATAAGATCAATTGTTTTGTTGGCAAAAATGGAATTGGAAAGACCAATGTCCTGGATGCCATTTATCATCTGGCCTACGGGAAAAGTTATTTCAATCCTTTAGCCGTTCAAAATATCAAACACGGAGAAGAGTTTTTTGTAATTGATGCCGAATTAGAAAAAAACGACAGAACCGAACAGATTGTCTGCAGTTTAAAAAAAGGACAGAAAAAGGTTTTAAAAAGAAACGGCAAAGCTTACGATAAATTTTCCGATCATATCGGGTTCATTCCGCTGGTTATTATTTCCCCTGCCGACCGTGATTTAATCGTGGAAGGAAGCGAAACCCGCCGTAAATTTATGGACAGTGTGATTTCGCAATTGGACTCCACTTATCTGCACCAGCTTATTCAATATCAAAAAGTAATTGTGCAACGCAATGCTCTGCTAAAATATTTCGCACTGAACCATACTTTTGACAATGATACTTTATCCATATACAATGAACAGCTGAATACTTTCGGGCAATCGATATTCGAAAAACGAAAAGATTTCCTGGAGCAATTTATACCTATATTTAATGTACACCATCAGGCCATAACGGGATCAGAAGAAACTGTGCAATTGGTTTACGAAAGTCATTTGTTCGAAAAAGACTTATTGGCTCTGCTTAAGGAGAACATCAACAAAGACCGTGCATTGCAGTACACAAGCGTAGGCATCCACAAAGATGACCTCTCCTTTGAAATTGATGCACATCCTATTAAAAAATTTGGATCTCAAGGGCAGCAAAAATCTTTTCTGATTGCTTTGAAACTGGCTCAATTTGAGTTTTTAAAAAAACAAAGCGGCGTAAAACCTCTGCTATTGTTTGATGATATTTTTGACAAATTAGATGAAACCCGCGTGTCCAAAATTATCGAAATGGTTAACACCGAAACTTTCGGACAGCTTTTTATCTCAGACACACATCCTGAACGTACCGAGGCTATTGTAAAATCGACACATCAGAGTTACAAAATATTTAAATTAGACAATTACACCAATTAGATAATGTGTCAATGAGAAAATTAGATAATGATTTTGCATGGGCTAATTTTCCAATTGACACATTAAAAATCATTATTTTAGCAATTCTATTTTTAAACACAACCTTATGAAGTTCTCTAAAATTCTATTCCTTATACTTTCTGTAGTACTCATTTCCTGCAACGAAAAAAAATCCGGTATTATTGAAGAAATTGCTCCGAAGGATTTCGCCGAAAAAATTAAAACAACCGAAAACGCTCAAATATTGGATGTTCGAACTCCGGAAGAATTCGAATCCAATCACATAGACCATGCGGTAAATGTAAACTGGAACGGTGACGATTTTACTGCCAAAGTTGCGGCTTATGACAAATCGAAACCTGTTTTTGTCTATTGTTTAAGTGGCGGAAGAAGTAAAAAAGCAGCTGCAAAACTTAACGAATTGGGTTTTACCTCTGTCTATGAATTAGAAGGCGGCATCATGAAATGGAATGCAGAAGGATTTTCTAAACCTTCAACAGCTAACGCAGGAATGACCATGGATGAGTTTAACAATCTGCTAAAAACAGACAAGAAAGTATTAGTAGATTTTTACGCAGAATGGTGTGGTCCCTGCAAGCAAATGGAACCGTATCTTTTGAAAATGCAAAAAGAAATGGCCGATAAAGTAGTTATCATTCGTATTGATGTGGACAAAAACGAAACTTTGGCTACTCAAATGAAAATCGAACAGCTTCCTACTATGATCTTATATGAAAACAAGGCCGAAAAATGGAAAAACATCGGTTTCATCAAAGAAGAAGACTTAAAAAAACAACTGCAATAACAGAGAAGATATGCTAACGAAAGAATCATTGCAATTTTTAGACGATTTAAAAAAGAACAACAATCGGGATTGGTTTCTGGACAACAAGAAACGATATGAAATTTTCAAGAAAGATTATCACCAATTAGTCAGTGCTTTACTGGATGCTATGAAACCTCTGGATCCTGCACTGGAACTATTGGAAGTTAAAAACTGTACTTTCAGAATCAATCGTGATATTCGGTTTTCTAAAGATAAATCTCCCTACA
It encodes the following:
- a CDS encoding tol-pal system YbgF family protein, with product MATYNKRGYKAPKEKEVKEVNEETQVVIDEKDSTTAGVFSKLDETASKTEDWVAKNQKIIIGLVAGIAIATIGYLAYQKFVENPKQDEAASEMFVAQQNFEKATNGVASDSLYKLALNGSEGKFGFIKIADEYSGTDAGNLANYYAGIASLNIGKYDDAIKYLGEFKSKEAIVGALAIGAIGDAYSQKNQQKEALDYYVKAAESNKNDFTTPRFLLKAGKTALALGQKEDALKYLTDIKDNYDTTPEAAAVDVLIGLAQ
- a CDS encoding endonuclease/exonuclease/phosphatase family protein, with product MFFLNIVLTVLTFSIYILPFLAPKSFPLLSVLTLFMPAFFVLNGLFFVYWGIQFKKRLILSGLVLLTGITFISKFYKFSAKEYVKDERDFSVMSYNVRLFNVFKWLDRDDIPSNIKAFIDEKDPDILCIQEYSNSAHLDLKVYPHRYIFIDGNKIKTGQAIFSKFPIIDQGNIVFPNSDNNVVYADIKRGKEVIRVYNMHLQSIKISPDVSDISDNIDHVNQEKSQLIYTRISKGFRQQQEQAEIFKENIKQCKNPIIICGDMNNSPFSYVYRNIKGKLKDAFEEAGEGFGATYKFRYYPARIDYIFTDSKMKVKQFESFSDFENSDHYPIMTRLSIE
- a CDS encoding rhomboid family intramembrane serine protease, producing the protein MNNMTPVVKQLLIINIIFFIGAQLVPVSEQFFALFFPESDFFKLWQPITHMFMHGGILHIAFNMFAMVSFGSALEHFWGGKKFIFFYISCGLGAALLQIGVNYLQFQDALEPVRSLGLSDATLHQILNVNFSDGASFRSDLFLEQIKPILEGVGKTNLTEEGFKGLFNASVITQVPMVGASGAIYGLLVAFAFMFPNAELALMFIPIPIKAKYFVPGILAIDLFLGFKGDSIFGGGGTGVAHFAHIGGAVIGYFMMWYWKKNQFNNNRWN
- a CDS encoding AraC family transcriptional regulator, whose product is MKVFPFKIPKSGEDPLIYQEDREIVFYDKLHQHEEIQISFIEKGQGAIFAGDTISHYREGDILMIGSNLPHVFRSEVYDNESSIMRTLFFTTNSFGKDFFSLTTFKNIQPFLENSKNGFITHNPPKKIVKSFKKLNKSDNYERFILFLEIIKWLSNSEREQLSNHLYDKKITDNEGKRMQTVFEHVMTNYQKNINLDEIASIANMTKNAFCRYFKVRTNKSFFQFLIEVRIEHASKLLANNSELSVLEIAELCGFNNISNFNRKFKELKQTSPLQYRKLNL
- the mutL gene encoding DNA mismatch repair endonuclease MutL is translated as MSSIIQLLPDHVANQIAAGEVVQRPASVVKELLENAVDAKATDIKLIIKDAGKSLVQVIDNGMGMSVTDARLCFARHATSKIRQAEDLFSLHTKGFRGEALASIAAIAHMEMKTKQDQEELGTHIVIEGSKFVSQEEAVLPKGTSFAVKNLFFNIPARRNFLKSDTVEFRHVMDEFQRVAMAHPNIHFTFYHNGSELYNLPAAGYRQRIVGIMSGKTNEKLVPVSEDTEIINVQGFVCKPEFAKKSRGEQFFFVNDRFIKSGYLHHAVMAAYDGLLKDGSQPSYFLYLKVPPNTIDINIHPTKTEIKFDDEQALYAILRASIKHSLGQFNVAPVLDFERDANLDTPYHYKDVEAETPTIQVDGTFNPFTDDKTNQHYSKSGSGSGFSSVSGFSSGSGSSSNSGSGSSYSSGANSYSGYSKRVEPTASWESLYTGLETESIESSPFTFENEEVTSSLFNDNEIEQASQGTYQIHKKYIVSPIKSGMVIVDQQRAHQRILYEQFLLNMTVNQASSQQLLFPLNLFYSSAEMKLIEELKPSLETTGFVFDDAQTDHIVISGIPVNITESEVSLVIEQLLSDLQDGIPANSYSQNDTIAKSMAKSLAVKTGSYLTEKEQDNLVNGLFACKDPNISPFQKPTFITMRVEDIDKKFAL
- a CDS encoding DNA replication/repair protein RecF codes for the protein MYLNKISLFNYKNFSEINFDFDHKINCFVGKNGIGKTNVLDAIYHLAYGKSYFNPLAVQNIKHGEEFFVIDAELEKNDRTEQIVCSLKKGQKKVLKRNGKAYDKFSDHIGFIPLVIISPADRDLIVEGSETRRKFMDSVISQLDSTYLHQLIQYQKVIVQRNALLKYFALNHTFDNDTLSIYNEQLNTFGQSIFEKRKDFLEQFIPIFNVHHQAITGSEETVQLVYESHLFEKDLLALLKENINKDRALQYTSVGIHKDDLSFEIDAHPIKKFGSQGQQKSFLIALKLAQFEFLKKQSGVKPLLLFDDIFDKLDETRVSKIIEMVNTETFGQLFISDTHPERTEAIVKSTHQSYKIFKLDNYTN
- a CDS encoding rhomboid family intramembrane serine protease, encoding MNILDDLKLQYRLGGIAMRVIFWNIGCFLISLVLFYNFSTAQFAFPNWLALSSDPAVFMFKPWTFLTYAFFHYGFLHLLFNMMVLNFASQLFLTFFTQKQYLGLYILGAIFSGVVFALSFYFLNISAPIVGASAAIMAILMGVTTYQPLMNVRLLLIGNVKLWHITAVILVLDLMQFRLDNTGGHISHLAGAFFGFLFIKLLQNGTDLSKIVSRTLDFFANLFKKSPSTPFTKVHKNYKKPTEKVTSRIVTKDKTQQQIDEILDKISQSGYDCLTKEEKEFLFKAGK
- a CDS encoding thioredoxin domain-containing protein: MKFSKILFLILSVVLISCNEKKSGIIEEIAPKDFAEKIKTTENAQILDVRTPEEFESNHIDHAVNVNWNGDDFTAKVAAYDKSKPVFVYCLSGGRSKKAAAKLNELGFTSVYELEGGIMKWNAEGFSKPSTANAGMTMDEFNNLLKTDKKVLVDFYAEWCGPCKQMEPYLLKMQKEMADKVVIIRIDVDKNETLATQMKIEQLPTMILYENKAEKWKNIGFIKEEDLKKQLQ
- the ribH gene encoding 6,7-dimethyl-8-ribityllumazine synthase — encoded protein: MATQNKNLSEYDKNTIPNAKDFRFGIVVSEWNETVTEGLYNGAFDALTDCEVPAHQIIRWNVPGSFELVYGAKKMLQTQNVDAVIVIGCVIQGETKHFDFVCEGVTQGIKDLNVQTDIPVIFCVLTDNNMQQSIDRSGGIHGNKGTEAAIAAIKMAYIRQQASMSHPFNQPLLSSGALQIEETPIKIENE